Proteins co-encoded in one Candidatus Thiodictyon syntrophicum genomic window:
- a CDS encoding AAA family ATPase — protein MNIPAVSIAAVKAALIEQYAEPRLRHRASMLWGSRGVGKSSIVRQVAAHFGVPLVDLRLTTIEPVDIRGAIWVDERQAKTVWFPPEFLPGPDQPNGILFLDELTAADQRLQISAYSLILDRRVGHYELPDGWQVIAAGNASFHGAVAHDMGTALSDRMFHFNVQTVIDAFLAHALTMGFAPEVLAYLKVRPDKLDDTAAQLAGDHLVGASPRGWEDISNVLQSRLSEPAKRVFVQGRIGAANAAEFFGVLKEIQAGVDVLRLLAAAPGAATAALLPTSLDGLYGMLYGLLAATRDEVSLARALEIIEQLPDARGQTPLPIREAQTLAMELLFQRALESGLEAAIYGSDPYRRYVAQRKVDGLEA, from the coding sequence ATGAATATCCCCGCCGTCTCCATCGCCGCCGTCAAGGCGGCACTGATCGAACAGTACGCGGAGCCGCGGCTGCGCCATCGCGCCTCCATGCTGTGGGGCAGCCGGGGGGTGGGCAAGTCGTCCATCGTCCGCCAGGTGGCGGCGCATTTCGGGGTGCCGCTGGTCGATCTGCGCCTCACCACCATCGAGCCGGTGGATATCCGCGGCGCCATCTGGGTCGACGAGCGCCAGGCCAAGACCGTGTGGTTTCCGCCCGAGTTCCTCCCCGGGCCGGACCAGCCCAACGGCATCCTGTTCTTGGATGAACTGACCGCGGCGGACCAGCGGCTACAGATCTCCGCCTATTCGCTGATTCTGGACCGGCGGGTCGGACACTACGAACTCCCCGACGGCTGGCAGGTCATCGCCGCCGGCAATGCCAGCTTCCACGGGGCCGTGGCGCACGACATGGGCACGGCGCTGTCGGATCGGATGTTCCACTTCAATGTCCAAACGGTGATCGACGCCTTCCTCGCCCACGCCCTGACCATGGGCTTCGCCCCGGAGGTGCTGGCCTATCTCAAGGTGCGCCCGGACAAGCTGGACGATACGGCGGCCCAGCTCGCGGGCGACCACCTGGTGGGGGCGAGCCCCCGGGGCTGGGAGGACATCTCCAACGTCCTGCAGTCGCGCCTCTCGGAGCCGGCCAAGCGGGTCTTCGTGCAGGGCCGGATCGGCGCCGCCAACGCGGCCGAGTTCTTCGGCGTGCTCAAAGAGATCCAGGCCGGGGTCGACGTGCTGCGCCTCCTGGCCGCCGCCCCCGGCGCCGCGACCGCGGCCCTGCTCCCCACGAGCCTCGACGGGCTCTACGGCATGCTCTACGGCCTGCTCGCCGCCACCCGGGATGAGGTGAGCCTGGCGCGCGCCCTGGAGATCATCGAGCAACTGCCGGATGCCCGGGGCCAGACCCCGCTGCCCATCCGCGAGGCCCAGACGCTCGCTATGGAACTGCTGTTCCAGCGCGCTCTGGAGAGCGGCCTGGAGGCGGCGATTTACGGAAGCGACCCCTATCGACGCTATGTCGCGCAGCGCAAGGTCGATGGGTTGGAGGCCTAG
- the alr gene encoding alanine racemase — MARPTRARIDLDALRHNFLVARELAGSARLVAVVKANGYGHGAVPVARALVGAADAFGVACVEEALELRESGISAPILLLEGVVTPDELALVDRHRLAMVVHQREQLEWVQAARPARPLACWLKLDSGMHRLGLTPEAFAAAYAQLAACPAVGDLVLMTHLARADEPQHPYTRQQLALCAEVWEGLAAPRSLVSSPGLIAWPAGIADWVRPGIMLYGASPLGDGHPSAARLRPVMTLESALIAVRDLGPGEAIGYGGRFVCARPTRVGVVAAGYADGYPRHARDGTPVAVAGRPTRLIGRVSMDMLTVDLTELPQAHIGDRVELWGGQVSANAVAAASDTIAYTLFTGVTGRVPLRYEPADGDAAEGRST, encoded by the coding sequence ATGGCCCGTCCCACCCGTGCCCGCATCGACCTTGATGCCCTGCGCCACAACTTTCTCGTCGCCAGGGAACTGGCCGGGTCGGCGCGCCTGGTCGCGGTGGTCAAGGCCAACGGCTACGGCCACGGGGCGGTGCCGGTGGCCCGCGCCCTGGTCGGGGCGGCCGATGCCTTCGGGGTCGCGTGCGTGGAGGAGGCCCTGGAGTTGCGCGAATCCGGGATCAGTGCCCCCATCCTCCTGCTGGAGGGGGTCGTGACCCCGGACGAACTCGCGCTGGTCGATCGGCACCGTCTCGCCATGGTGGTCCACCAGCGGGAGCAACTGGAGTGGGTCCAGGCGGCCCGCCCGGCGCGGCCGCTCGCCTGCTGGCTCAAGCTGGACTCCGGGATGCACCGCCTCGGCCTGACACCGGAGGCCTTCGCCGCCGCCTACGCGCAACTGGCCGCCTGCCCCGCGGTCGGCGACCTGGTGCTGATGACCCACCTGGCCCGCGCCGATGAGCCGCAGCACCCCTATACCAGGCAGCAACTGGCGCTGTGCGCCGAGGTCTGGGAGGGGCTCGCGGCACCCCGCAGCCTGGTCAGTTCCCCCGGCCTCATCGCCTGGCCCGCGGGCATCGCCGACTGGGTGCGCCCCGGCATCATGCTCTACGGGGCCTCGCCCCTGGGCGATGGGCACCCGTCGGCCGCCCGGCTGCGCCCGGTCATGACCCTGGAGTCCGCCCTGATCGCGGTGCGCGACCTGGGGCCCGGGGAGGCGATCGGCTACGGCGGGCGCTTCGTCTGCGCGCGCCCGACCCGGGTGGGGGTGGTCGCGGCCGGTTATGCCGACGGCTATCCCCGCCACGCCCGCGACGGCACCCCGGTGGCGGTCGCCGGCCGCCCGACGCGCCTCATCGGCCGGGTCTCCATGGACATGCTGACGGTGGACCTGACCGAACTGCCGCAGGCCCATATCGGGGATCGGGTGGAACTCTGGGGCGGACAGGTCAGCGCCAACGCCGTGGCCGCGGCCAGCGACACCATTGCCTATACGCTCTTCACCGGGGTGACCGGCCGGGTGCCGCTGCGCTATGAGCCTGCCGACGGCGATGCCGCCGAGGGCCGCAGCACATAA
- the mfd gene encoding transcription-repair coupling factor → MTPPALLASTAEALFSPLTPPLPTRPGERLLWGRLQGAATALAIAAAARAHPGLVLALVEDVQAAGRLRDALTFFLGEGSEQGAIPLLGFPDWETLPYDCFSPLPELVSERLLTLHRLPGLKRGVLVVPVATLLQRLPPRDYVDGQSLVLAVGDQLDLDATRRRLERAGYSCVSQVMGHGEFAVRGSILDCFPMGSTEPLRIDLLDDEVDTIRTFDPETQRTRERLTRVRMLPAREFPLSEEAISGFRQRYRVLFEGDPTVSLIYREVSEGRTPGGLEYYLPLFFEETATLFDYLPEGVLALESDRCRDAATAFLDGVEARYEQRRHDVERPLLPPARIYLAADELAHRLKGLSGVLYQRGEQDERRKGYAEAHNFATRALPPMNIQARAAHPAQALQEFLAAPGRRVLFIAEGLGRREMLNDHLHGFGVNPRPVEGWAAFLAGKDPIGLTVAPLEQGLWLADPDLAIVTETQLYGERVRQERRRRARERDGDAIVRNLTELTAGSPVVHEDHGVGRYLGLETLTVGGLTTEFLTLEYAKGDKLYVPVSSLHLISRYTGASPENAPLHRLGGDQWDKVKRKAAEKACDVAAELLDIYARRAARPGIAFPEPGEEYAAFADAFAFEETPDQARAIEGVLADMEDTKPMDRVVCGDVGFGKTEVAMRAAFVAANGGRQVAVLVPTTLLAQQHFENFSDRFADWPIKVESLSRFRNAKEQKVILDGLAKGTLDIVVGTHKLLQASVKFKNLGLVIIDEEHRFGVRHKEQMKSLRAEVDVLTLTATPIPRTLNMAMSGLRDLSIIATPPVERHPIKTFVSPWNDALIQEAVLRELKRGGQVYFLHNEVETIENQAQKLEALIPEARIQVAHGQLRERDLERIMRDFYHQRFNVLVCTTIIESGIDVPSANTIVINRADKLGLAQLHQLRGRVGRSHHRAYAYLITPPPKQMTEDAKKRLEAIESMEDLGAGFTLATHDLEIRGAGELLGDEQSGQIHEIGFSLYMDLLERAVQALKAGRTPELDRPLDHGAEIDLGLPALLPSDYLPDVHTRLVMYKRIASAKDQEALREIQVEMIDRFGLLPDPAKNLMAITEIKLTVQPYGIKKIEAGPAGGRVIFGSDTKVDPTRLIKLIQTRPKEYKLDGGDKLRFFRDLSDPTQRIEQVGRVVEQLLG, encoded by the coding sequence ATGACCCCCCCTGCCCTACTTGCGTCGACCGCCGAAGCCCTGTTCTCACCCCTGACCCCGCCCCTGCCGACGCGCCCCGGCGAGCGCCTGCTGTGGGGCCGCCTCCAGGGCGCGGCCACGGCGCTCGCCATCGCCGCGGCGGCGCGCGCCCACCCCGGGCTGGTGCTGGCCCTGGTGGAGGATGTCCAGGCGGCGGGGCGCCTGCGCGACGCCCTGACCTTCTTCCTGGGCGAGGGGTCGGAGCAGGGCGCCATCCCGCTCCTCGGCTTCCCGGACTGGGAGACCCTGCCCTACGACTGCTTCTCGCCCCTGCCGGAACTGGTCTCGGAGCGGCTGCTGACCCTGCACCGGCTGCCGGGGCTCAAGCGCGGGGTGCTGGTGGTGCCGGTGGCGACCCTGCTCCAGCGCCTGCCGCCGCGCGACTATGTGGACGGCCAGTCCTTGGTGCTCGCGGTCGGCGACCAACTGGATCTCGACGCCACCCGCCGCCGCCTGGAGCGCGCCGGCTATTCCTGCGTCTCCCAGGTGATGGGCCATGGCGAGTTCGCGGTGCGCGGCTCCATCCTCGACTGCTTCCCCATGGGAAGCACTGAGCCCCTGCGCATCGATCTCTTGGACGACGAGGTCGATACCATCCGCACCTTCGATCCGGAGACCCAGCGCACGCGCGAACGCCTGACCCGGGTGCGGATGCTCCCGGCGCGCGAGTTCCCCCTGAGCGAGGAGGCGATCTCGGGCTTCCGCCAGCGCTACCGGGTGCTCTTCGAGGGCGACCCCACGGTCAGCCTGATCTACCGGGAGGTCTCCGAGGGCCGCACCCCCGGCGGGCTGGAATACTACCTGCCGCTCTTCTTCGAGGAGACCGCGACCCTCTTCGACTACCTGCCCGAGGGCGTCCTGGCCCTGGAGTCCGACCGCTGCCGGGACGCGGCGACCGCCTTTCTGGACGGGGTCGAGGCGCGCTACGAGCAGCGCCGTCACGATGTCGAGCGGCCCCTGCTGCCGCCCGCCCGGATCTATCTCGCGGCGGACGAACTCGCGCATCGGCTCAAGGGCCTGTCCGGGGTCCTCTACCAGCGCGGCGAGCAGGACGAGCGCCGCAAGGGCTACGCCGAGGCGCACAACTTCGCCACCCGCGCCCTGCCGCCCATGAACATCCAGGCGCGCGCCGCCCACCCGGCCCAGGCGCTCCAGGAGTTCCTGGCCGCCCCGGGCCGCCGTGTGCTCTTCATCGCCGAGGGCCTGGGCCGGCGCGAGATGCTCAACGACCACCTGCACGGCTTCGGCGTCAACCCCCGCCCGGTCGAGGGCTGGGCCGCCTTCCTGGCCGGCAAGGACCCGATCGGACTGACCGTCGCCCCCCTGGAGCAGGGCCTGTGGCTGGCGGACCCGGATCTCGCCATCGTCACCGAGACCCAACTCTACGGCGAGCGCGTGCGCCAGGAGCGCCGCCGCCGGGCGCGCGAGCGCGACGGCGACGCCATCGTGCGCAATCTGACCGAGCTGACGGCCGGCTCCCCGGTCGTCCACGAGGACCACGGGGTCGGTCGCTATCTGGGTCTGGAGACGCTGACCGTCGGGGGTCTGACCACCGAGTTCCTGACGCTCGAATATGCCAAGGGCGACAAACTCTATGTCCCGGTCAGCTCGCTGCATCTGATCTCGCGCTACACCGGCGCCTCCCCGGAGAACGCCCCCCTGCACCGCCTGGGCGGCGACCAGTGGGACAAGGTCAAGCGCAAGGCGGCCGAGAAGGCGTGCGACGTGGCCGCGGAACTGTTGGACATCTACGCCCGGCGCGCCGCCCGGCCCGGCATCGCCTTCCCGGAGCCGGGCGAGGAGTACGCCGCCTTCGCCGACGCCTTCGCCTTCGAGGAGACCCCGGACCAGGCGCGCGCCATCGAGGGGGTGCTGGCCGACATGGAGGACACCAAGCCCATGGACCGCGTGGTGTGCGGCGATGTCGGCTTCGGCAAGACCGAGGTCGCCATGCGCGCCGCCTTCGTGGCTGCCAACGGCGGGCGTCAGGTGGCCGTGCTGGTGCCCACCACGCTGCTGGCCCAACAGCACTTCGAGAACTTCTCCGACCGCTTCGCCGACTGGCCGATCAAGGTCGAGAGCCTGTCGCGCTTTCGCAATGCCAAGGAACAGAAGGTCATCCTGGACGGCCTGGCCAAGGGTACGCTCGACATCGTGGTCGGCACCCACAAGCTCCTGCAGGCATCGGTCAAGTTCAAGAACTTAGGGTTAGTCATCATCGACGAGGAACACCGCTTCGGCGTGCGCCACAAGGAGCAGATGAAGTCACTGCGTGCCGAGGTCGATGTCTTGACCCTCACCGCCACCCCCATCCCGCGTACGCTCAATATGGCGATGTCCGGCCTGCGCGACCTCTCCATCATCGCCACGCCGCCGGTCGAGCGCCATCCCATCAAGACCTTCGTCAGCCCCTGGAACGATGCACTGATCCAGGAGGCCGTGCTGCGCGAATTGAAACGCGGCGGCCAGGTCTATTTCCTCCACAATGAGGTGGAGACCATCGAGAACCAGGCCCAGAAACTCGAGGCCCTGATCCCGGAGGCCCGCATCCAGGTCGCCCACGGCCAACTGCGCGAACGCGACCTGGAGCGCATCATGCGCGACTTCTATCACCAGCGTTTCAATGTCCTGGTGTGCACCACCATCATCGAGAGCGGCATCGACGTGCCCAGCGCCAATACCATCGTCATCAACCGTGCGGACAAGCTCGGCCTGGCGCAACTGCACCAATTGCGCGGCCGGGTCGGGCGCTCGCACCATCGCGCCTATGCCTACCTGATCACCCCGCCCCCCAAACAGATGACCGAGGACGCCAAGAAGCGCCTGGAGGCGATCGAGTCCATGGAAGACCTGGGCGCCGGCTTCACACTCGCCACCCATGACCTGGAGATCCGCGGCGCCGGTGAACTCCTGGGCGATGAGCAGTCCGGCCAGATCCACGAGATCGGCTTCTCGCTCTATATGGATCTGCTGGAGCGGGCGGTCCAGGCGCTCAAGGCCGGGCGCACTCCGGAACTCGATCGTCCCCTGGACCACGGCGCCGAGATCGACCTGGGCCTACCCGCGCTGCTGCCCAGCGACTACCTGCCCGATGTCCATACGCGGCTCGTCATGTACAAACGGATCGCCAGCGCCAAGGACCAGGAGGCCTTGCGCGAGATTCAAGTGGAAATGATCGACCGCTTCGGCCTGCTGCCCGACCCGGCCAAGAACCTGATGGCGATCACGGAGATCAAGCTCACCGTCCAGCCCTACGGCATCAAGAAGATCGAGGCCGGCCCCGCGGGCGGGCGGGTCATCTTCGGCAGCGATACCAAGGTCGATCCCACGCGGCTCATCAAGCTCATTCAGACCCGGCCGAAGGAATACAAGCTCGACGGGGGGGATAAGCTGCGGTTCTTTCGGGACCTGTCCGATCCGACCCAGCGGATCGAGCAGGTCGGGCGGGTGGTAGAACAGTTGCTGGGCTGA
- a CDS encoding UPF0175 family protein: protein MNPLQIEDRGLLIPPEYLAGLARQVRVRPIKGGIVVESADQADARDALQSMVERLRAVAAEDPLDPSEIARIVDDIPEDALLAPKVSDATAAAEIRLAAAVKLYELGRLSSGAAARRAGLPRVQFLSKLADYSVDTFCLSDDELKRQTHLA, encoded by the coding sequence ATGAATCCCTTGCAGATCGAGGATCGTGGCTTACTGATCCCGCCGGAGTACCTGGCCGGCCTGGCCCGCCAAGTGCGCGTGCGTCCGATCAAAGGCGGTATCGTCGTCGAATCCGCCGATCAGGCCGACGCCAGGGACGCGCTGCAATCCATGGTCGAGCGGCTGCGCGCGGTCGCCGCTGAAGACCCGCTCGATCCGTCCGAGATCGCCCGCATCGTCGACGATATCCCCGAGGACGCGCTACTCGCGCCGAAGGTGTCCGACGCCACCGCCGCCGCGGAGATCCGTCTCGCCGCCGCGGTGAAACTCTACGAACTTGGCCGTTTGTCTTCCGGCGCGGCAGCACGGCGGGCAGGATTACCGCGGGTGCAGTTCCTGAGCAAGCTGGCCGATTACAGTGTCGACACCTTCTGCCTCTCCGACGATGAACTGAAGCGACAGACTCACCTTGCCTGA
- a CDS encoding N-6 DNA methylase, whose product MSALDDLVERYGANPAGLLAFDQDVPALLPYATLVATRRAGCPDLSALHAVYEWQDSPLVFLVDGDRLEDDNHLRRIRRRIALSGDAPYLGVVQPGRLTIHAIGLDSASAGLSRIPLAVEAPITFAYLASQRPQARGVRRQWITDLILRLLQGSLGDLRRAGIAEPDAISLAGRALFTRFLADRELLPQTLALTEVVRALFDDPDQTARTSRWLDKTFNGDFLPLSPGLLTRLPTAACLTLGHIMRRAEPGGQLYLGWEQKWDFLDFAQIPVGVLSQAYEGYLREHDPKRQRDQGGFYTPRPIAELLVRGAFHALGREGSAHTARVLDPAVGAGVFLITAFRQLVAERWKHTGIRPDSATLRDILYHQLTGFDIDEAALRFAALGLYLIAIELDPQPEPVEKLRFEDLRERVLWKVGQVDDTGGNGRLGSLGNAVGEVHAGFYDLVVGNPPWTGARRIPDWKQVTDHVTRIACARLGPDTAPPPIPNEVPDLPFLWRAMEWARSGGQIAVALHARLLFQQGDGMPEARSAIFSALDVTAVVNGTELRKTKVWPQITAPFCLLFARNRLPSPGAGFRMLSPRLEPALNGAGSMRLDPANADEVTAQQVAARPTILKTLFSGTRLDLELLERIEARGLPTLDQYWRRLFGQSKNRARPVGGNGYQRLRESTEHPQSARDIVGLPELVIHGRLPLLLGVDGLPAFDQPLVHRARSRETYRAPLAIVPESPRADSGRIRTTVSDFDVVFNESYYGYSSVGHPDAQTLTRYLALVLGSRFSLWHALLTSGKLGFERDTIEKATIDSVPLVPLEDLSPSDRKRIAPLFNSIVSSETDEHWGEIDNWVASLIGLRERDRQLITDTLAYNLPFAANKNAAQSAPAQAAMEAFCRCLAADLMPWANRFGAVIVVAVADTLPANCPWQVLWLGVTESGAQPASARGTDDWLEIVHIADQLAVAEIVRPDPARRGLWIARLRQARYWSLSQARLLAQRILWEHMDSLLSGGDA is encoded by the coding sequence ATGAGCGCCCTGGACGACCTGGTCGAGCGTTACGGCGCCAATCCCGCCGGGCTCTTGGCGTTCGATCAGGACGTTCCGGCGCTGCTGCCCTATGCGACCCTGGTAGCCACCCGCCGAGCCGGTTGCCCTGACCTGAGCGCCCTGCACGCCGTCTATGAGTGGCAGGACAGCCCCCTGGTATTCCTGGTCGACGGCGATCGGCTAGAGGATGACAACCACCTGCGTCGCATCCGTCGCCGGATCGCACTCAGCGGTGACGCGCCCTATCTGGGCGTCGTGCAACCGGGGCGGCTGACCATTCACGCGATCGGACTAGACAGTGCCTCGGCGGGACTTAGCAGAATTCCTCTTGCGGTCGAAGCACCCATCACCTTCGCCTACCTGGCCTCTCAGCGACCCCAAGCGCGGGGCGTGCGGCGGCAGTGGATTACGGACTTGATTCTGCGATTGCTGCAAGGCTCCCTGGGCGATCTGCGACGCGCTGGGATTGCTGAGCCAGACGCCATCTCGCTGGCTGGCCGCGCGCTGTTCACCCGCTTCCTGGCCGACCGCGAGTTACTCCCGCAGACCCTCGCGCTAACGGAAGTGGTGCGTGCCTTGTTCGACGACCCGGACCAAACAGCACGAACCTCTCGCTGGCTCGATAAGACCTTCAACGGCGACTTCCTGCCACTCAGTCCCGGCTTGCTGACCCGTTTGCCCACCGCGGCCTGCCTGACTTTGGGTCATATCATGCGCCGCGCGGAGCCTGGCGGGCAGCTCTACCTGGGGTGGGAGCAGAAGTGGGACTTCCTGGATTTCGCCCAGATTCCGGTGGGTGTCTTAAGCCAGGCCTATGAGGGCTACCTGCGCGAGCATGACCCGAAGCGCCAGCGCGACCAAGGCGGTTTCTACACACCGCGCCCAATTGCCGAACTGCTGGTGCGCGGTGCTTTTCATGCCCTGGGTCGCGAGGGTTCGGCCCATACCGCCAGAGTGTTGGACCCGGCCGTCGGGGCGGGCGTCTTTCTGATCACGGCGTTTCGCCAACTGGTGGCCGAGCGTTGGAAGCACACGGGTATCCGGCCCGATTCGGCGACCCTGCGTGACATTCTCTACCACCAGCTCACCGGCTTCGACATCGACGAGGCGGCCCTGCGCTTTGCCGCCCTTGGACTCTACCTCATCGCCATCGAGTTGGACCCGCAGCCGGAGCCAGTTGAGAAGCTGCGCTTTGAGGACCTGCGCGAGCGGGTGCTCTGGAAGGTCGGTCAGGTTGATGACACGGGCGGGAACGGCCGGCTAGGCAGCCTCGGCAATGCGGTCGGCGAAGTCCACGCGGGCTTTTACGACTTGGTGGTCGGCAATCCGCCCTGGACCGGAGCGCGACGTATCCCCGACTGGAAGCAGGTCACGGATCACGTCACTCGTATCGCCTGCGCACGATTGGGACCCGACACCGCACCCCCGCCGATCCCCAACGAGGTGCCGGACCTGCCATTCCTCTGGCGGGCCATGGAGTGGGCGCGGTCCGGCGGCCAAATCGCCGTTGCACTGCACGCCCGGCTCTTGTTCCAGCAGGGAGACGGGATGCCCGAGGCGCGTAGCGCAATCTTTTCGGCGCTCGACGTAACCGCCGTCGTCAACGGCACCGAATTGCGCAAGACCAAGGTCTGGCCGCAAATTACAGCACCATTCTGCCTCTTGTTCGCGAGGAACCGGCTGCCCTCGCCAGGGGCGGGATTTCGCATGTTGAGTCCGCGGCTGGAACCAGCGCTCAATGGCGCGGGAAGCATGCGTCTCGACCCGGCCAATGCCGACGAGGTGACTGCACAGCAAGTGGCGGCGCGGCCCACGATCCTAAAGACGCTATTCAGCGGCACGCGACTCGATTTGGAGTTACTTGAGCGAATCGAGGCTCGAGGACTGCCTACGCTGGACCAGTATTGGCGACGGCTGTTTGGGCAATCAAAGAATCGAGCGCGGCCGGTTGGCGGCAATGGATACCAGCGACTACGCGAAAGCACCGAGCATCCGCAATCAGCAAGAGATATAGTCGGTTTGCCCGAGCTTGTGATACATGGGCGGCTGCCTCTTTTGCTGGGTGTTGATGGTCTCCCGGCGTTCGATCAACCTCTCGTTCATCGCGCGAGAAGCCGTGAGACCTATCGAGCACCTTTGGCAATCGTCCCTGAGTCCCCGCGAGCGGACTCCGGTCGCATTCGGACAACCGTATCAGATTTCGATGTCGTCTTTAACGAAAGCTATTACGGCTACAGTTCGGTCGGACATCCCGACGCTCAAACACTGACCCGCTATTTGGCCTTAGTGCTGGGCAGCCGCTTCTCCCTTTGGCATGCGCTGCTAACGAGCGGGAAGCTGGGTTTTGAACGGGACACGATCGAAAAAGCAACCATCGACTCCGTTCCGCTGGTTCCACTGGAGGATCTGAGTCCATCGGACCGCAAGCGAATTGCTCCGCTATTCAACTCGATCGTGTCAAGCGAGACCGATGAGCACTGGGGCGAAATCGATAACTGGGTCGCATCACTCATCGGACTACGGGAGCGGGACCGTCAACTCATAACTGATACCCTGGCCTATAATCTGCCGTTTGCGGCAAACAAGAATGCGGCTCAAAGCGCACCCGCCCAAGCAGCGATGGAGGCCTTCTGCCGCTGCCTCGCGGCGGACCTAATGCCTTGGGCCAATAGATTCGGAGCAGTGATCGTTGTCGCTGTTGCTGATACGCTGCCCGCGAACTGCCCCTGGCAGGTCCTGTGGTTGGGCGTCACTGAATCGGGCGCCCAACCGGCATCCGCCCGGGGGACCGATGATTGGTTGGAGATCGTGCATATCGCGGATCAACTCGCCGTTGCAGAGATCGTGCGTCCAGACCCTGCCCGCAGAGGTCTCTGGATCGCCCGGCTGCGCCAGGCACGGTATTGGAGTCTCAGCCAGGCACGGCTGTTGGCCCAGCGTATCCTCTGGGAGCATATGGACAGCCTGCTCAGCGGGGGAGATGCGTGA
- a CDS encoding FitA-like ribbon-helix-helix domain-containing protein, with the protein MPTLVLRNVPDDLYGRLKQAAADHRCSMAQEAIVTLASGLAEPLDVPRRLTVEESLDWLKAEVWTLPVLDRRSEDEILGYNADGHWD; encoded by the coding sequence ATGCCCACCCTGGTCTTGCGAAACGTCCCGGATGACCTGTACGGCAGGCTCAAGCAAGCCGCCGCCGACCACCGCTGCTCGATGGCGCAGGAGGCTATCGTCACCCTTGCGTCGGGACTGGCTGAGCCGCTCGACGTCCCGCGCAGACTCACGGTAGAGGAAAGCCTCGACTGGCTGAAGGCCGAGGTCTGGACCTTGCCGGTACTCGATCGGCGCAGTGAGGATGAGATTCTGGGCTACAACGCCGATGGCCACTGGGATTGA